TGCTCGTTCGGCCAGGGGATGAGGCTGTGCAGCGGGAAGCAGCAGTCGCACTGCTGGGGGCACCGGCGCGGCCACTCGCCCACGGGCATCGCCGTCGCCTGGCCCTCCGcctcggcggccgcggagccgccgtcgtcctcggcgggcgcggcggcgtcgcggagcgtGCCCCAGCACTCGACGCGGTTGAAGCGCGGCAGGTTGGAGTGGAAGTAGACCCACACCGtggcctcctccagctccgggTGCCGGCTGAAcaggtcgccgtcgccgtgcacGAACGCCTTCAGAACCTGCAGCCGCGCACATCCACGAACACTTTGAGTCTGACCGAGCGACCAGATGTTCAATTTTAAACCCTAAAAAATTGGGCCACAGCACCGAGTGTGTGGGCAGGAGGCGGGACACGTAGCTGCGACGTACCACGGGGAGCTCCTTGCGGAAGATGTAGTAGCGGAGGCCGGCGATGAGGTCGAGCAGGAAGTGGCCGCCGGATATGTGGCAGTGGACGTGCAGCGACATCCGGCCGCGCACCTTGTTCCACTCCGCCACCACCTCGTCGCGCTGCAGCCGGTTGTACCACCCCTGCAGCTGCGCGCGGTTGATGGTGTGGGACACGGCCAGCGTCAGGCTCGCCGTCACGTCGCTGTGCGTCAGCGTGTACGTCCGCGGCAGCACCCCCTGGCCCTGCTGCCTCCCGCTCTCCTCGTCCACGCCCAGGAACAGCACCTTCAGCTTCGACGCCTCGAAGATCGCCGGCCCGAACAGCCTCGCCGTCTACACATGTACGAGGAGAAGAACAACCAACCCCTGCCGACTCATCAGCTCAAAGGCGCCCCCAAAACAAAATCGAATTTCCTATCAAAGGATCGATCGGGGGAATCGAGCTGAGGGGGTCACCACGTACCGGCACGACGtatcgcctccgccgcgcgtcccggggccgccgccggaacACGACCACGGCACCGGCGCCGTGGTGCTGCTGCTTCAGCTGGGAGATCGGGAGCAGGGACATGGTAGAAGCGGAAGTGGCCGCCGCCATGTTTGCTCGATCGCCCTCGCTCTCTCTTCCTCACCGGCGCGCCACAAAAGTCGCAAGCGAGAATCGGGACCAAGAATAAGAGCCGGCGGCTCTCCGCGGAAGCTGGATCGATCGAGCTCCGCCGGCGGCTAATTTAATCCCCGGCGAGGAAGGAACCTTGCACGCCTCTCTGCCGGGTCCCGGTGGATGACCGGATTTTGAAAGCCTGGTACGCAAGTGGTGTGGCGTCTGTCTCGGGCCGGTTCCTGGTTGTGTAGCTCGCGAATGGCTTCCTGGACTGCAGGGAGTCGTTATATGAGTGGGCGTGACGGGTAGGGGACGACGAAGAAGAAACAGGAGGCGCGCAACTCTGCACTGCAGCGGCGCCGGCCGAGTGGGTGGTGGTGGAGTGAGGGGTCGGGAAACGTCGCGGTTGTGTGCGCGGGCGGCCAAGCTCTCGTCCGTCTGCCTCCTCTCTTCTCGGCAAGGGTCGGAGCTGATGCGTGTGGGAGTGGGAAGAAATAGCAGTCGCCCATGGACGCGGGAACGCTTCGGTGGCCGCTCGCCCGCGTTGCAGGTGTCGCGTGCTCAGTGGTGcggtgagtttttttttttgaattaagtGGTGCGGTGAGGTTCTAGCAGCCGCGTGGTCGTCGGGTAACTTTCACTTTCTattttacccgcaaaaaaaaacctTTCACTTTCTATGCAACTCTAACATTAACCGCGGTGAGCTGATGATCGGTGAATCTCACTTTCTTAGGCACGTGACGGGTCAATCAAGAATTGTAAAATCAACACCGGCAAATGGCGTATGATTTATGGTAGGCTGTATATTAGTTGCGTGCTTTGACTCTCAGTTAGTAAGGCTATGTGAAAATGAGCTTACCATTGAAAGCTGATGCAAACATAAAATGAGCTTACCATTTGAAAGCTGATGTAAACATAAAATACGACCGGAAAGGTATGATTGCTCCACTAAAAGGAAGCAATAGGCTTCCCGAATTCTAGCCACGCAGCGAGAGGTTTTTTTTAACTCCAATTTAAAATTTGCTCTCGCGAAAAGTCGAACACAGCACCTAATAAAATAGTGTTAATAGAGGCACTAATTCaactagagatccattcgaaAGCTGATGCTAATTTCTCGGAAGAGATTGAAGGCACTATCAACCTCCGGTCAATGTTAGTTTAAATGTTAAACGGTGAACGGTCGCTCACACACCGTGTAGCAAATAGTCGGAATAAATGGCCGTTTAAACGGTTTTATAAACGGTCGAAACGGTTTTATGCGGCTTTACACGGCAAATCGGTCTACATAGCTACCCATCGAGTAGCGTTTGCACGCAGTGTAAACAGTGTAAACGGCCGTGTAGACGAACAGTACCTCCGGTGCATCTTCATGGAGGAGGTCCTCAGGACCCAATGGCGATCGCCTGATGTAAAGAAGATCAAAATGGGGCGGTGAAGATTCCAGTCTCACCAATCTGCTGTTTGTTGCCTTCGCTCTGCTGATGTAATTTTCGTTTTCTGGATCTCTTTCTGTGCTCGTGGCTGCCTCGCGGTAGTTTCTTTGTACCAGCATGTTTTTTATTTAGGGttaactagcctatcaacctgTGCCCCCATACGGGTTgattataattatttttaaaaataaatcattgaaattaataattataattatctatctcacgcactcacatctattaaatattctaacacatataaaatatttatcataatatagttacaatagatttcattttacaCCACATCTCCATGTGTATTTGATATATATAGTTAAttgaactatttatttatgaatTAGTGTTCTTATCTCTTCATCATATACTCTCACACTTATCGCGGATAggatttttatataaacaatattataataatgatagaaataataatttagaatttatATTGATATACTTTAGTATTTTATTATAAtcatataatttagattcagatttaaggGTTAGTTTAACTTTAATAATAACATCATTGGATAATTTGTATATGAACTAGCATCAATTAGGATTTCAATTGATTTATCCGGGTTCTGATTATGATTCTGATTGATTTATCCAGGTTCCAATTAGGATTTCGATTGACGGAAGGCTAGTCCAACTCGCATATGAGATGGACTAAGACCCGCATGTCAATGACACAAGAtggaccaaaccaaaaatttaggtggaaaTCTTACTCGCTTTAATAATACGTATAGATTTAGGGGCcattttgcattattattttaATGATATAGGTGGGTGatttacacgaagattagggggttactttagatttttttataatggcagatgtgggtaatttacatacatgtttaggggttactttagtctatttttataatagtagatgtggataatttattagaaaagataacggATCccatgactattatgattagagtaaTCAGATGGATGACTatatgtttctaatttttgtgaaattttttagaatttctttttttagagtgtccacctagagTCCTAAATAACTTCATGTGGAGATTTTAAGAAACCCTTCAATTagtaattagtaatagtaagactAAAGACGCGCTCCCTGCTTACGCCGGTAGAAAATGGAGCAGGGCGTTTTTGCCTCTTCCTAAAAGAATGAGATTACCAATTCTTAACAAGTGCCAGAATAAAACAATGACCTTGAAAAATGGAAATACTCCAATTGAAGGCTTTACTGAAACGAAAGGATTCCCTCTCTTGTACTGGTCCTGTGGTCACTCTGAGGATCCcatccccccacccccaccccggtTTTATTGACCTCGCTATTTCATCATCAGGATCCTAGTTGGTCCGATTAGGGCGTTGACAGAGGGATCCAGATATTTTTCAGTAAACCTAACGTTCCATACACGGGTCCTGTGTTACGTGGTGTGACGATACGGTACGCTGTTACATGTTTCTTGGCAGTCTCGGTACTCAGTACCGTCATAATCTGGATTGATGCGTGCACTACTGCTAGTTCGCATAGAGTGCAAGCAATGCTGTGGAATCTCCGTGCCATGGCCGGCTCAAGAAGGAACATTCATTGCACTACCCCGGTGCATAACCGGTCATCCCATGCCAACTTGGATGACAAATTCATTCTGAAGGGGGGAAATTCGCCACGATTATCTGTTTGCCTACCACTCCCCTCTTTCCAGGAAGAACACGGCTCTTGCTTCCCGACGTGTCAAATAAATTTAAACTTGACTAAATATATAcaaaatatattaatatttatacTTTTAAAGAGATTTGGTATAAAAACATATTACATGATTAATCTCATGATACTATTTTGTAATATAAATATTAGTATTATTTTGtataattagtcaaatttaaaattatttagcTTCTAATAAAATCGGGAGCCGCATTCTTTCAAGGATGGATGGAGTACTACTGTggatagatgatgatgatgatgtggttcccaaaaaaaagagatgatgatgatgtgtaCTCAGTGAGCAGCAAAACTTTATCCACTTTATTTCTTTGCTCGTAAAAGAAGAGGCAGAATGACTATCttcgtttcttttttttttaatcgaATCCAACGAAAAAAAGGAAGATGAATCGTCTTTGTTTCTCCTTTTTGTCTCGTCGGTGGACTTGTGGAGTTAGCGCCATGTCTGTCTCTCGCCTCGTTTCAGGTCGAGAGATGAGTCAGACCAAAACGTGGTGAGCGAGGAACTCTGTACGAGACTCAGGGTGAGCACGTGTTCTGCTCGTATTTCGCCAGGCCACCGGAAGAGCACGGAGCCCCCTCGCTtccgccgcccgcggccggtAGCGGCTGCCCGGCCCCGGGGTCGCCGCCCGTCGGTGTCGGGGAAGAATCCAAAGCCCCGCGCGGACCAGCAAATCCTTGCGAGGCCGGGCGATCCGGGAAGCGGTGGTCACGTGGAGGAGCCGGGCGGCCTGCGGCGCGCGTGTTCGCCATGCTTGCAAGGCACGTCGGTCGACCTTAGCCGTGGCGTGGCATATCGATCGGAGATGGCTCTCCTTCCGTGGCGGGCTTTTTTGGGGGCTTTTGGAGTGAGAGATGTTGGTCCACGTACGCACGTCTGGTGACCAGGAGCGCCGAGCGCGGCACGAtgtccaccccccccccccccaccccaccccaccggcggcggcgaccaagCGCCTCCGCCGAGCAAGATCGACGGCGACACGTTGCGCGCATGTAGGCGTGCAACGTGTAGTATGTAGGCTAGGCCGCCTTCCGGGTACTTCCAGGCTCGCCGTCGCGGTTCACGGGCGGCAGCAAGGCCCGACGAGTAGTAGGGGCCCTCCCGGGCCATGAACATTTCCATGGTGTCTGCACGACCTTTGAACGAGTTCGGATTCCGGGCAGGATCACCTGCCAACATATTGTTTCCACGGGTTTCACGTACTCTACTTGTAACACCCAAGTGTTAAACTTGGGTTTAACTAGCTAACTAGTGACCAAATTCTCTCGGTTACAAGTCGAGTCACAAATCGACTCAAAACTCGATTTCAAATCCTGGAGCTAGccgaacccggatactccgggtacgaatccggaaattccggatttacccggatactcccGATATtcttccggatactccggacctggaACTTtatatctcatgttttggtctttTTGCTGTTCCCAAATGTTATAAAACATTActcactctctcccgtgctctctctcactccctcccgtgtctctccctctctctctcgtgcTCTCtttcccccaaaccctagagacTCAAAACCCTCCCTCTACCCTTGATCCAAGGCCCACGGGAGCTTCACTTGGGTGGTGGATCATCTATCCCGCGTGCTCCATCCCTGGACGGCTTGGGTTCAACCCTTGGAGCAAGGAAGAGCTCACCCCAAGGTAAATAAGCTAGGGTTCGGCAAGTCCCGTGTTCTAGGGGGTTCGAATCGATTTCCTCCGGTTAGTCATCTTCTTATGAATCACTCTACTAGGGTCTAGGAGGGTTTCTATTTTTGTggattggtttttctagaaatcacgatttcagtttttggggcgaaaagtGCTGTCGgatccggagactccgggtataagcccggaaactccgggttttgaaaactccgggcgaaactccgggtatagtcccggaaactccggatttcggaatccggatactccgggtatgaatccggatattccggatttTAATAGAACTGTTGGGTGTAGAATTGGGTAAATTTGGGGTAAAGTTGTAGTGTTTCTACTTGGGCATTTCAAGGATTGTTGTTGCATATCGTTTttgcatgcattctcatatcattgcatacgtgtagacgctgCCGCCGAGGGAGCCGTATACGCAGTGGTTGCGGaaccacaggagccgcaggggccaGCCCCACAAGAGGAGGTtcgcggggagtcggcccaaggccccactcaccccagtgttgagcagcagacgcaaggcaagccccggtgcatgtcctattactTTTAAATTTATGACACCTACTTATGTTTCTAATACTTGTGCAGTAGGTTCAGGAATTggttggaaccctagttgcatgatccttaggtttccctgagttatactagcatgtataggacgatagcagtgctatgcttaatggttcccgatagaagacgagtgatctcttgtcactcgcgagacataggatgttagaagtcgagtaatttccggttactcgcgagatgtaagatatatgtatttatattccagtacatgagttATTGATTTTGATATGgaaattgagaccggacggggaatgatGAGAATGTTAgggatggcagcaggacagggtttctgggtgccttagccccgtctgagtcgtttaaggaccggtcgttgtggtagtgctgatcggggattgaattgtactaaccgcatgccgggagtaggaggtagtcgaaaccggtaagcctagtactgccttgcttcgaaagtacaggactccatctcacctcctggggtagtcgagtagtcgcagagaaTTGGGAATGCAtgtattacttttggtggtctcatgttgagctcgggtgaccatatgatggtggggcggtcctgtagttcgaggcggggaggggaagggttggtgcgtgtggtccgacggggcttatacgcgccgtgttggttaggtccaccttgcaaggttaaatcggatcgattcgccgtgtctcgcggttatgagggctttgatctctttgtcacaccgtagcaaatgAGATAGAATATTAGAAACATAAAAATGGATACTATTCTGAAATCTTAATTTTGTATGCCCCAACTTGGGTGTTTAGATAGGCAAACATTAGTAAGAGTCTATCTAACAAAATTATGGGGCTAAAACATGGGAAGTAAGGATACACCtctagttgctttttctgcaaaacaaaccaccagccaaaggccgtgcatgtctagttatgtgggctaagttatacccactggtcgggtaaaccttactgagtattagaatactcagggtttgttgccacatttattatttcaggacacccggacgttgacttctgcccctgttgtgtcaagttcatccgccggatgcagaggggtggcaggtcgtggAGCGGGACCCTTAGGCTAGGGCTTTGTCGAGTCGTATACCTGGGGCTGTGTGTGCAGCTTGTCTGCTTTTgcgcggaccggtctgaccggtcttgttAGATCAgaactggtgaaagctacagtagTTGTAGTATCTTTTATATATTTGAACTTCAGTCGTATCTATTGTAAAGTTAGGTTGTAATTTATTtatgtatttgaactcggtttgtaaaactaaaGGTTTCGTATCGTGATCACCcttgtattttcaagtaatgagtcgtgcttgtaccatctgcgcccactttcgtgtgggactaccggtgttgtttcgatcgggccgtgggttgagaaaggatcgccaaattaagccgttaagcgaatgtgcctgatgtgttcaaatgatggccattacgcttaattagagttttaatttggcggttccggcacagctggtatcagagccgaaacgcactggggGTGGTACGAGTACGACTATTTTGGTTAAAATTTTCTTAGTTAAAAAAATGAGTTTCTGATTTAAAGTAAAAATTGGTGGGGTTATTCGTACTAAGCCCTATAAGGTTAGTATTAGGGTCGCGTGTAAACGGTGGGTTTGGGCTGAGAGGTTACCGTAGGACGATCATGCATTGTGCATCATGCCATTCATTGATTTAAAAGAATTCTTGCATTTAGTGGGTGGGAATAATGTAAACGTGACATgaatacccggatactccggatatagttccggatattccgggttggggtacccggatattccggatgaaaatccggatattccggatttGGTTGGAAAAGATTCCTGGCTTTTTGATTTACTTTACGCTTCCTGCGTTCTTCCATGGTGGATTGTTTTATAATTAAAGTTATGGTACTAATCCAACCATGGCTGGATGCAGAATGGGGGAACCACCGAACCCTCCGGATTTGgctcaggccattgcggccatgttgactgggcgcgacgagcagacggcactccttcGTCGGCTCGTGGAGCAAGGGGCAGCGCCACGGCCAGGACACCACCCACCACCTGTTCCTGGGTACCAAGAGTTCCTGGGGACCCAGCCGCCGCTTTTTCACAAAGCGTACGAGCCATTGGAAGCCGACAGCTGGCTTAAGACCATCGAGTCCAAATTCACGTTATACCCatacaatgatggggacaaagccgcctttgcagcaCAGCAGCTCCGAGGTCCGGCACGTACGTGGTGGGACAACCACATGGCTATGTTTCCTGCTGGCACTCAATTCACGTGGGCAGAGTTCAAGGAGGCCTTCAGGGCACACCATGTTCTAGCAGGGGTAATTAGAAGGAAATTGACTGAGTTCTTGGCCCTAAAGCAGGGCAACAACAGTGTGATGCAGTATGCCCAGACGTTCAACACCCTATCCCAATATGCTGGTTATCATGtagacactgatgagaagaaacaggcgtgcttcaggcaggggcttagcagcaagctccaggatcgcctggCAATGTTCAAGTTCAACACGTTCAGTGAGCTGGTGaatggggctatcattcaggaggacgcccacctggctcacaaggcagagaagaagagaaaggcaccgGCAGTGGCCTCTTCGAGCAGCGCCCCGCAGCGGTTTCGCCTTGTCCAGTCGGGCCCGCAGAgagccccctttcagcaccagccacagcagcagtgggggtATCGGCCAC
This portion of the Panicum virgatum strain AP13 chromosome 2N, P.virgatum_v5, whole genome shotgun sequence genome encodes:
- the LOC120661350 gene encoding protein STAY-GREEN, chloroplastic-like; this translates as MAAATSASTMSLLPISQLKQQHHGAGAVVVFRRRPRDARRRRYVVPTARLFGPAIFEASKLKVLFLGVDEESGRQQGQGVLPRTYTLTHSDVTASLTLAVSHTINRAQLQGWYNRLQRDEVVAEWNKVRGRMSLHVHCHISGGHFLLDLIAGLRYYIFRKELPVVLKAFVHGDGDLFSRHPELEEATVWVYFHSNLPRFNRVECWGTLRDAAAPAEDDGGSAAAEAEGQATAMPVGEWPRRCPQQCDCCFPLHSLIPWPNEHDMAADAPAAGQAQQQ